Proteins from one Bifidobacterium sp. ESL0732 genomic window:
- a CDS encoding nitrate/sulfonate/bicarbonate ABC transporter ATP-binding protein: protein MNFNKLYKTVASGTETGTTTATRTRGRHNPQYADLDANGTHTVIEASHISQSFTSEKGNETTVLDDISFNLHEGEIVAILGRSGAGKSTFLRILAGLIQPTSGQVSYRGKELDGPNPGVALVFQTFALMPWLTVEDNVELGLEARGVPREERHKRALEAIDAIGLDGFESAYPKELSGGMKQRIGIARALVLRPDALFMDEPFSALDVLTAENLRQEVLKLWNNNQSGIKSILIVTHNIEEAVQMADRVVVLGSHPGHLIAQVPVNLPRPRDKHSPQFEAMVDKLYAILTGQESQRSRQIAQKKAQAASATTSAAAQNTTKNGAQSSSSKSDKDSKSANPNKSTDSQENGNGNDSGQASSTGNDHAAAQAVANEKLAAHENDTKVKESNARTELLPNATPGGLAGLLDVVSNYQGGVDLADLAADLSFEVDDLFPLIDAGTMLGLLTVNNGHCTITREGDRWCHADVLEAKKLFAQLVMDHAPLVRTIDRALRNHPDRGLRGELILDLLRSQHTDEEAQQQFDIAVTWGRYGELFDYDADDDQLTLDEANR from the coding sequence ATGAACTTCAACAAGCTTTATAAGACCGTCGCCAGCGGCACGGAAACCGGAACCACCACAGCAACCCGCACCCGTGGCCGCCACAACCCGCAGTACGCTGACCTCGACGCCAACGGCACCCACACCGTCATCGAAGCCAGCCACATCAGCCAGAGCTTCACCTCCGAAAAAGGCAACGAGACCACAGTCCTCGACGACATCTCTTTCAATCTTCACGAAGGTGAAATCGTTGCCATCCTGGGGCGTAGCGGCGCCGGCAAATCGACCTTTCTGCGTATTTTGGCCGGACTCATCCAGCCGACCAGCGGACAGGTCTCATACCGCGGCAAGGAGCTCGACGGGCCGAATCCAGGAGTCGCGCTTGTCTTCCAGACCTTTGCACTCATGCCCTGGCTCACCGTCGAAGACAACGTCGAGCTCGGGCTCGAAGCACGCGGGGTGCCACGCGAAGAGCGCCACAAGCGCGCCCTCGAAGCGATCGATGCCATCGGTCTGGACGGCTTCGAATCCGCTTATCCGAAGGAGCTTTCCGGTGGCATGAAGCAGCGTATCGGCATCGCCCGCGCACTCGTGCTGCGCCCAGACGCGCTCTTCATGGACGAGCCGTTCAGCGCCTTGGACGTGCTGACCGCGGAAAACCTACGTCAGGAAGTGCTGAAGCTTTGGAACAACAACCAAAGCGGGATTAAGTCAATTCTGATTGTTACTCACAACATCGAGGAAGCGGTACAGATGGCCGACCGCGTGGTCGTTCTGGGTTCACATCCTGGTCATCTCATCGCACAGGTTCCGGTCAACCTGCCGCGTCCGCGCGACAAGCACTCCCCCCAATTCGAGGCGATGGTCGACAAACTCTACGCCATCCTGACCGGTCAGGAGTCGCAGCGCAGCCGTCAGATTGCCCAGAAGAAAGCCCAGGCTGCTTCGGCCACGACTTCGGCTGCTGCACAGAACACAACAAAAAACGGCGCCCAGTCGTCTTCGTCCAAATCCGATAAAGACAGCAAATCGGCCAATCCGAACAAATCGACCGATAGCCAAGAAAATGGCAACGGCAACGATTCCGGCCAGGCATCTTCTACGGGCAACGACCATGCCGCCGCGCAGGCCGTAGCCAACGAAAAGCTGGCAGCCCATGAAAACGACACCAAGGTCAAAGAGAGCAATGCACGCACCGAGCTGCTCCCGAACGCCACCCCCGGCGGACTTGCCGGCCTGCTGGATGTGGTTTCGAATTATCAAGGCGGAGTAGACTTGGCCGATCTAGCGGCCGATCTTTCCTTCGAGGTCGACGACCTCTTCCCGTTGATCGATGCCGGCACTATGCTGGGGCTTTTGACGGTCAACAACGGCCACTGCACCATCACCCGCGAAGGCGACCGCTGGTGCCATGCCGACGTGCTCGAGGCCAAGAAGCTCTTCGCTCAGCTCGTCATGGACCACGCGCCGCTCGTGCGCACCATCGACCGGGCACTGCGCAACCATCCCGACCGTGGCTTGCGCGGCGAGCTCATCCTCGACCTGCTGCGCAGCCAGCACACCGACGAGGAAGCGCAGCAGCAGTTCGACATCGCGGTGACCTGGGGCCGTTACGGCGAGCTTTTCGACTACGACGCCGATGACGACCAGCTCACCCTCGACGAGGCCAATCGGTAG
- a CDS encoding ABC transporter permease subunit, producing MTNFSFNFNRAAPATSDAGRNISLTKRVVSDCVVAVGILAIFGLIAWVLPAINAPVGPKGIPSTVSTDPRNLPYYALRSVFRMAIALFFSLVFTFVYGLAAARSRRLGKVLIPLLDILQSVPILGFLSATVTIWLALFPGSMMGVEAASIFAIFTSQAWNMTFSFYRSLQSEPKELDEAARNLRLSHWQRFWVLDVPNSMIPLLWNMMMSVGGGWFFLTASEMISVNNRTYALPGIGSYVEAAAAEENPGKIGWAILTMVIVVLAIDILVWKPLTAWAEKFRITQSESSEPKRSAVLTLIRQSHIDDFIARLFRPIGEFLNWITRPLGHTGSKWGAKPGRRRAGDVVFGIIVGAAVIAGAAELIVTIMKTTGLGELGRAFGLGGLTFLRVALLTAICSVIWVPLGAIIGMNPKISRLVQPLVQVLASFPANFIFPFVVMVFVAGGIDINWGSILLMALGTQWYILFNVIAGASAIPDDLIEMTKNFHITGWMKWKTLILPSVFGSWVTGGITAAGGAWNASIVSEIVSYGRHTLVAKGLGSYIAEATAHAEGMKTIIGVAVMAIFVVAVNRLFWNPLQRLADRRFVVG from the coding sequence ATGACCAACTTTTCCTTCAACTTCAATCGCGCCGCGCCTGCGACATCGGACGCGGGGCGGAACATCAGCCTCACCAAGCGCGTGGTCTCGGACTGCGTGGTGGCCGTCGGCATCCTCGCCATCTTCGGCCTAATCGCCTGGGTTCTGCCCGCCATCAACGCGCCGGTCGGGCCGAAAGGCATTCCTTCCACCGTCTCGACCGATCCGCGCAACCTACCGTATTATGCACTGCGTTCCGTCTTCCGCATGGCCATCGCCCTGTTCTTCTCGTTGGTGTTCACCTTCGTATACGGACTCGCCGCGGCGCGATCGCGCCGGCTCGGCAAAGTGCTCATCCCCCTGCTCGACATTCTGCAGTCCGTACCAATCCTGGGCTTCCTTTCGGCGACCGTGACCATCTGGCTCGCCCTCTTCCCCGGCTCGATGATGGGCGTGGAAGCCGCGTCGATTTTCGCCATCTTCACCTCGCAAGCCTGGAACATGACCTTCTCGTTCTACCGTTCTCTGCAAAGCGAACCCAAGGAACTCGACGAAGCGGCACGCAACCTCCGGCTTTCGCACTGGCAGCGCTTCTGGGTGCTTGACGTGCCGAACTCCATGATTCCGCTCTTGTGGAACATGATGATGAGCGTGGGCGGCGGCTGGTTCTTCCTCACCGCTTCGGAAATGATCTCGGTGAACAACCGCACCTACGCGCTGCCCGGTATCGGCAGCTACGTCGAGGCCGCGGCCGCCGAAGAAAATCCCGGCAAAATCGGCTGGGCCATTCTGACCATGGTTATCGTCGTACTCGCCATTGATATTTTGGTCTGGAAGCCGCTGACCGCTTGGGCCGAAAAGTTCCGCATTACGCAGAGCGAGTCCTCGGAGCCCAAGCGCAGCGCCGTTCTGACGCTGATTCGTCAGTCACACATCGACGATTTCATCGCGCGCCTTTTCCGCCCGATCGGTGAATTTTTGAACTGGATCACTCGCCCGCTCGGCCACACCGGCTCCAAGTGGGGCGCCAAGCCTGGCCGCCGTCGCGCCGGTGATGTCGTTTTCGGCATTATCGTGGGAGCCGCTGTTATTGCGGGAGCCGCGGAGCTGATTGTCACCATTATGAAAACCACCGGCTTGGGCGAGCTCGGACGTGCCTTTGGCCTCGGGGGCCTCACCTTCCTGCGTGTGGCGCTGTTGACCGCGATCTGCTCGGTAATCTGGGTGCCGCTTGGCGCCATCATCGGCATGAACCCGAAAATCTCGCGTCTGGTCCAGCCGCTAGTGCAGGTGCTGGCGAGCTTCCCCGCCAACTTTATTTTCCCGTTCGTGGTCATGGTCTTTGTCGCCGGCGGCATTGACATCAACTGGGGCTCGATCCTCCTCATGGCGCTGGGCACGCAGTGGTACATCCTCTTTAACGTCATCGCCGGCGCGTCTGCAATCCCAGACGACCTGATCGAAATGACCAAGAACTTCCATATCACCGGTTGGATGAAATGGAAGACGCTTATCCTTCCGTCCGTTTTCGGCTCATGGGTCACCGGCGGCATCACCGCAGCCGGCGGCGCGTGGAACGCTTCCATTGTTTCGGAAATCGTCAGTTACGGACGCCACACGCTCGTCGCCAAAGGCCTCGGTTCCTATATCGCCGAAGCCACCGCGCATGCAGAGGGTATGAAGACCATCATCGGCGTGGCCGTCATGGCCATCTTCGTCGTCGCCGTCAACCGTCTCTTCTGGAATCCGCTGCAACGTCTCGCCGACCGTCGTTTCGTCGTTGGATGA